A genomic segment from Corythoichthys intestinalis isolate RoL2023-P3 chromosome 2, ASM3026506v1, whole genome shotgun sequence encodes:
- the spen gene encoding msx2-interacting protein isoform X2, which produces MGNSTTLSSGVSGIVNAVAGNSNSDSRTSGAAGAAAGASGGSTSSGVGFYRSHSRSPCRFGTPEPRYDSRTREAFTLASVVHRDLYREDRARRKERSFRQSRSRSPHSAHSRNPSPQRLASQASRPPRSHSGSGSRSRSSSSDSVSSTSSSTSGSDSSSSSSDESPARSVQSAAIPAPSALPLSSLDKEEPRKSFGIKVQNLPVRSTDTSLKDGLFHEFKKHGKVTSVQIHGASEERYGLVFFRQQEDQEKALGASKGKLFFGMQIDVTAWNGPETESENEFRPLDERIDEFHPKATRTLFIGNLEKTTTYHDLLSIFQRFGEIVDIDIKKVNGAPQYAFLQYCDIASVCKAIKKMDGEYLGNNRLKLGFGKSMPTTCVWLDGLASNTTEQFLTRHFCRYGHVVKVVFDRMKGMALILYNNIEYAQAAVKDTKGWKIGGTKIKVDFANQESQMAFYRSMQASGQDIRDFYDILSERRDDRRSQYEFQVERQYYENTRTPGTYAEDPRRKYTSRSREFYAEWDPYQGDYYETQYYDDTREYREYRADPYEQDIRKYSYLQRERERERERFETDRGRDHGRRTIERSQSPSLVTSRRPASPTESLSISERIASDSERRICCPSSERSGSCSSVSPTRFEKLEKTRTERYIKMDKFEKGVCEVEKFHSLEKEKRNGRKDRSDKDKSERQRLKKLKVSSPITQTCDTKLGFERDVSPESSLPGKNGKILKDSSSRSKLDLLPCVVQLTRVKEKEGKLIGHENQIVRGGSDSPRLVSPSVGQRSPLYRTESLKGNLKGPRDKNMHSLGEHIDIDVKIKSKKHGKSPFGFDSSVSMDFDRLAARKRRFEDSSKNDHLKRFSEENLGRSVLHKPWNNKDSDFHKNVFVKRMQKKEQNRDKSVQIFSLNSPNEEQESENNSINLTLQLNSQQTLSDASLEQLETPFPKMQLLGLKSENTSSLTKTSSDGSLNLDEIQERREVLCEKDQSGRNCRDSEDEEQFVRYGQTNTFASQKAEQGGWLQAKLYDLEKSGKCGDTPVKESEDLGIVYVSHDIRKPNQDINDDGLSLCKRNKIENFKSDSEQNLVTCHKLNEVVFQHITTSTIPSPLSKEEETTQISLSGLNADTKSSLTKEYSTHSQSLKSNMALKPRHFQTPENEEDKLKASFLGGNEDFMYSWLGRVSSGSQKTDSTLQSERVDKCREQDLEPGEVQSDSDDDGERKLISHKSSSSLSYILRERDERITDLKLCGSLEKNKFYSFALDKTITPDTKALLERAKTLYSSREENWSFLPSRFPTTHSCTDKNKVELAPRPIPSWYMKKKKTRTNSAEDLHNKKEELKPQDQERQELFASRFLHSSIFEQDSRRLRHLERKDQHSETGVDGNFAELGDPEVQIESEDVDIPTEPIVLFHSRFLELQQQKGKEFCPLDPDTDSVLLEMKTNSDLVCEDVFYDKTANTRLKVDEKSVSPHSNTPVSPSVQYLKEISSPEKQDTLTPLIDKHVSSKQENGVATVLESSPSPPLLKNMKAITPKQNVSPQHIVVETENEAEAKVEVNKTKTENIDGSPIEHSHPVGDKLSTPGGSGKSFVQKNTEFTFTEYTKVEDECNHKTQIQKIHNYEESNRPEIVNELFMTKVEVEIKPTSNRRQPKNKRAKPHTTVRTPQAIKNVKTKPATRKSERIDREKLKRVASPRLEVPKESSESKIAPKSPIHASDSEQNIDSGLVHGRTRRRNVRSVYATIHEGQQSGKGIVETPRTMRKRVTDKEHMQQDVQIPSTNPRRGRPPKRGGKRGDHILPVKGDLQKNMQGHTEDEDTSTTSEVVKSSEGWRSPRKVQQTPLTVSSPVNKKKGLKGGLEKQSGGTTVQVEITDNAGCNESELKPKADSDPIANSSDTNQQTQKKVQHITLNSTDENIENPGTTVLKSRVPEKSVKMKITRLKRNTKQITKDKSHSLRNLEIRVSVDDVKGLLCSENNDPDSFQVSIKKTKTLVESEESKLICFPKESKELDVENKDDAISGSESPMHPAAVLLAHQMELEQAVENIAKLTVEQPPRLYKEPASGQVRAISPPVTQVQTEVEEEKRANPSSETELAAAIDSITAEETCTEAEGFTSQPTFNALIPTPDTLLSITTNDSIGPETQTAINNNLEADLEGGLSILSPKCLITESKITEDSPVVSTPKKMGKVRPKSQKKSRSRKCFANKKNEDLTHPEPSPLKLPESIPEDPEIKNSKAAVITTGTTTVGSVVTAVATCRHDVTSSTTLGTPKEAEQPEVEQPVPNESACHSDSIVISNCKKHSKPAELYSSSLTPSSCRPPLVSQSGVPLLRPAKLLPNWPPRTEESRIFVSPPCHGTMVTSTVPASTIPTSLGPSSVNPPMPPDTKASDLHPSSSTLRKILMEPKYVSASKSNSIPTTLVTTTSSDPLPMSENKNIPLAMGPRDGEARLSVHPQSIHHKYKSLAESPQNCSENTQHTVISPATSVISRIPVPYDTEETPRISLSSRSMCSSLAKPKFKANSNENHRYYGGDVIEDEIRLRSVVESTSRAVPGLRVNTSEGVVVLSYSGQKTEGPHRMRAKISQIPQASAGDIEFQQSVPKSQTKQDPIVSLSQLPDNKGAPTPSSYERTGILLTSQSYNSQPVISSSKQDIRRCDKPEVLYHTASQGSVVKMLQQPVSTPQVLMYNQAVIQQQHGKRLETELPPQKSVQHQSSLSPIKSPHHLSLSASCMSSSPGTQTDRSALQTKQDPQSAQTMVQSPSRLVKSCASSSSPVGSSVVMPHGMSSISSYNATMHHPHSEQSSVIMQPQSVTHSVTHEKRMNASPMPAISYGRRSHSLSSPLPPPIQHSAISQSIVIRQSHSTPQVSLSTSGDVSSVNDLEHRPLTQPLSRTSLPQLQSESVLLHNDRGGLHASLSLDQYRGVHQNMLTHQQLGEQAIETRLSHTPENGTSNISVRKNVELSGKETFKALDGQLIHSPNSESRIRAIHTSSPVMVSPHPHGIQLSHSGGVTSFPVYRDPRGFPPQLTGHSSSGRSTSSQPESPHLCRSTSSNMSQIPLDGVSPSYQSPMTTPMGLNHKPDQSLQKGTQAFSTTSLPTVPTSSFQLRPDAKSDRSGHRSIDMVQLLTKYPIMWQGLLALKNDQAAVQLHFVSGNTLLAQRSLPPLEGGPLLRIVQRMRLEASQLDSVARRMTVENDYCLLLALPCGRDQDDVLSQTQALKTGFITYLQAKQAAGIINVPNPGSNQPAYVVQIFPPCDFSESHLSRLAPDLLNSISTISPHLMIVIASV; this is translated from the exons ATGGGAAACAGTACAACATTGTCCTCCGGAGTCAGCGGTATCGTTAATGCTGTTGCTGGAAACAGCAACAGTGATTCTAGAACAAGTGGGGCGGCAGGGGCTGCTGCAGGAGCAAGTGGAGGATCTACATCCAGCGGGGTTGGTTTCTATCGCTCTCACAGCAGGAGTCCATGTCGCTTTGGGACACCAGAGCCTCGTTATGATTCTCGGACCAGGGAAGCCTTTACGTTGGCTAGTGTGGTTCACAGGGACCTTTACAGAGAGGACAGGGCTCGACGCAAAGAACGGTCATTTCGACAGAGTCGCAGTCGCTCTCCACACTCTGCGCATTCGCGAAACCCCTCCCCCCAGAGGCTGGCAAGCCAGGCTAGTAGGCCTCCACGCTCCCACAGTGGTTCTGGCTCTCGCAGCCGCTCCTCCAGTTCAGACTCTGTCAGCAGCACCAGCAGCAGCACTAGTGGCAG TGATTCCAGCAGTAGTTCAAGTGATGAATCACCAGCACGCTCTGTGCAGTCAGCTGCTATTCCAGCACCATCAGCACTTCCTTTATCATCTCTTGACAAGGAGGAACCACGTAAAAGTTTTGGCATCAAGGTCCAAAATCTTCCCGTACGATCTACAG ATACAAGTCTTAAAGATGGCTTGTTTCATGAATTCAAAAAACACGGAAAGGTCACATCTGTACAAATTCATGGAGCTTCAGAAGAGCGCTATGGACTTGTCTTTTTCCGGCAGCAAGAAGACCAAGAAAAAGCTCTTGGCGCATCAAAAGGAAAGCTTTTTTTTGGAATGCAAATTGACGTCACAGCCTGGAACGGCCCCG AGACTGAAAGTGAGAATGAGTTCAGGCCTTTGGATGAAAGGATAGATGAGTTTCATCCAAAAGCTACAAGGACGTTGTTCATTGGGAACTTGGAGAAAACCACCACATATCATGATCTGCTCAGCATCTTTCAACGCTTTGGAGAGATTGTG GATATCGACATTAAGAAAGTGAATGGAGCCCCGCAATATGCCTTTTTACAATACTGTGACATTGCAAGCGTGTGCAAAGCCATTAAGAAGATGGATGGGGAGTACCTTGGAAACAATAGACTTAAA CTTGGCTTTGGAAAAAGCATGCCTACGACATGTGTTTGGCTTGATGGATTAGCGTCAAACACAACTGAGCAATTTCTTACTCGACACTTCTGCCGCTATGGACATGTTGTCAAG GTTGTATTTGACAGGATGAAAGGAATGGCCCTCATCTTGTATAACAACATTGAATATGCTCAGGCCGCAGTCAAAGACACAAAAGGATGGAAGATAGGGGGCACTAAAATAAAG GTGGACTTCGCCAACCAGGAGAGTCAGATGGCTTTCTATCGTTCAATGCAAGCATCTGGCCAGGATATTCGAGATTTTTATGacattctttctgaaagaag AGACGATCGACGCTCTCAATATGAGTTCCAAGTGGAAAGACAGTATTATGAAAATACTCGCACACCAGGAACTTATGCTGAAGATCCTCGCCGTAAATACACAAGCAGAAGTCGAGAGTTCTACGCTGAATGGGATCCATATCAAGGAGATTACTATGAAACGCAGTACTATGACGACACCCGGGAATATCGAGAATACAGAGCTGATCCTTATGAGCAAGATATTCGTAAATATAGTTACCTACAACGAGAAcgtgagagggagagagagcgtTTCGAGACTGATCGTGGGCGTGACCATGGTAGGAGAACCATTGAGCGGAGCCAAAGTCCatctcttgttacctcacgtcGTCCTGCAAGCCCAACCGAATCCCTTTCAATCTCTGAAAGGATTGCTAGTGACTCTGAACGCCGAATATGTTGCCCCTCTTCTGAGAGAAGTGGTAGCTGCAGTTCAGTCTCTCCGACAAGATTTGAAAAACTTGAAAAGACTCGTACGGAACGATATATCAAAATGGACAAATTTGAAAAGGGTGTTTGTGAAGTAGAAAAGTTTCATTCTCTTGAAAAGGAGAAGCGCAATGGACGTAAAGATCGCAGTGATAAAGACAAAAGTGAGCGTCAGCGACTCAAAAAGCTCAAAGTATCTTCACCAATCACCCAAACGTGCGACACCAAACTTGGATTTGAGCGAGACGTTAGTCCTGAGTCCTCACTGCCGGGTAAAAATGGTAAAATCTTAAAAGATAGCTCAAGTAGAAGCAAATTGGATCTTCTCCCTTGTGTGGTTCAATTAACGCGAGTGAAAGAAAAAGAAGGAAAACTAATTGGTCATGAAAATCAAATAGTGAGGGGTGGAAGTGACAGTCCTCGACTTGTCTCACcttcagttggccaaagaagtccTCTCTACCGTACAGAGTCATTGAAAGGAAATTTAAAAGGGCCTAGAGATAAAAACATGCACAGTTTGGGGGAACATATTGATATAGATGTCAAAATAAAGTCCAAAAAACATGGAAAATCTCCATTTGGTTTCGACAGTAGTGTTTCGATGGATTTTGATCGCTTGGCAGCAAGGAAAAGACGCTTTGAGGACTCTAGCAAAAATGACCATCTGAAGAGATTTAGTGAGGAGAACCTTGGTAGGTCTGTCCTTCATAAGCCTTGGAATAACAAGGACTCTGATTTCCATAAGAATGTTTTTGTAAAAAGGATGCAAAAAAAGGAACAGAACAGGGATAAATCTGTTCAGATATTTTCCCTTAATAGTCCCAATGAGGAGCAAGAGTCCGAAAACAACTCAATAAACCTAACCCTTCAGCTAAACTCCCAGCAAACACTGTCTGATGCGTCTTTAGAACAACTGGAGACTCCCTTTCCTAAGATGCAATTATTGGGCTTGAAAAGTGAAAATACCTCCAGTCTCACAAAGACATCCAGTGATGGCAGCCTTAATTTGGATGAAATACAAGAACGGAGAGAGGTTTTGTGTGAGAAGGACCAAAGTggaaggaattgtagagactctGAAGATGAAGAACAGTTTGTGCGCTATGGGCAGACTAATACCTTTGCAAGTCAAAAAGCTGAACAAGGTGGATGGCTGCAAGCTAAGCTTTACGATCTTGAAAAGAGTGGCAAGTGTGGTGACACACCTGTCAAGGAATCTGAAGATTTAGGAATTGTTTATGTCTCGCATGATATTCGAAAACCAAACCAGGACATCAATGATGATGGCTTGTCTTTgtgtaaaagaaataaaattgaaaatttcaaaTCAGATAGCGAGCAAAACTTGGTAACTTGTCACAAGTTAAATGAGGTTGTTTTTCAACATATAACAACTTCAACAATTCCCAGTCCTTTAAGCAAGGAAGAGGAAACCACCCAGATATCTTTATCAGGCTTAAACGCAGATACAAAATCTTCTCTGACAAAAGAATATTCAACACATTCACAGTCACTGAAAAGTAATATGGCCCTGAAACCTAGACATTTTCAAACACCTGAAAATGAGGAAGATAAACTAAAGGCGTCATTTCTTGGAGGCAATGAGGACTTCATGTACAGTTGGCTAGGAAGGGTTTCCTCTGGTTCTCAAAAAACAGATTCGACCTTACAAAGTGAGCGTGTTGATAAATGCCGTGAACAGGATTTGGAACCAGGCGAAGTACAGTCCGATTCCGATGATGATGGAGAAAGAAAACTAATCTCTCACAAGTCAAGTAGTTCCTTGTCTTATATTCTGAGGGAGCGGGATGAGAGGATAACGGATTTGAAACTTTGTGGTTCATTGGAAAAGAATAAATTTTACTCATTTGCATTGGACAAAACTATAACCCCTGATACTAAAGCACTTCTCGAAAGAGCAAAAACACTTTATTCTTCCCGGGAAGAAAACTGGTCCTTTCTTCCTTCTCGCTTCCCAACTACACACAGCTGCACGGACAAAAATAAGGTAGAACTCGCACCCCGACCAATTCCCTCTTGGTatatgaagaagaagaagactcGTACGAACTCTGCTGAAGATCTGCACAACAAAAAAGAGGAACTTAAGCCTCAGGACCAAGAACGCCAGGAACTGTTTGCCTCTCGCTTTCTACATAGCTCAATCTTTGAACAGGACTCTCGCCGTCTGCGGCACCTTGAACGTAAAGACCAACATTCTGAAACAGGTGTTGATGGGAATTTTGCTGAGCTAGGTGATCCTGAAGTACAAATAGAATCTGAAGATGTGGACATTCCAACAGAGCCCATTGTGCTATTCCACAGTCGTTTCTTGgaactacaacaacaaaaagggaAGGAATTTTGTCCACTTGATCCTGATACTGATTCAGTTTTGTTGGAAATGAAAACTAATTCTGATCTAGTTTGTGAAGATGTTTTTTATGATAAAACGGCCAACACACGATTAAAGGTTGATGAAAAATCCGTCAGCCCCCATTCAAATACACCTGTTTCCCCATCTGTTCAATACTTAAAAGAAATTTCTTCACCTGAAAAGCAAGACACTTTAACTCCATTAATTGATAAACACGTGTCATCTAAACAAGAAAACGGTGTGGCAACAGTACTTGAGAGCTCTCCTTCTCCTCCtcttttgaaaaatatgaaAGCAATCACACCTAAACAGAATGTAAGTCCACAACACATAGTTGTAGAGACTGAAAATGAAGCAGAAGCAAAAGTAGAAGtaaataaaaccaaaacagaaaaCATTGATGGTTCGCCAATCGAGCACAGTCATCCTGTAGGAGATAAACTATCAACTCCAGGGGGCTCTGGAAAGAGTTTTGTACAGAAGAATACAGAATTTACATTCACTGAGTATACAAAGGTAGAAGATGAGTGTAACCACAAGACACAAATTCAAAAAATCCATAATTATGAGGAGTCCAACAGACCAGAAATAGTCAATGAACTATTCATGACCAAGGTTGAAGTTGAAATTAAACCGACGTCTAATCGAAGACAACCCAAAAATAAAAGGGCAAAACCACACACAACAGTACGCACACCGCAGGCTATCAAAAATGTCAAAACTAAACCTGCCACACGAAAGAGTGAACGTATTGATAGAGAGAAGCTCAAAAGGGTAGCATCTCCCCGATTAGAAGTGCCCAAAGAATCCTCGGAGAGCAAAATTGCACCAAAATCTCCAATTCATGCATCTGATTCTGAACAAAACATTGACTCTGGTTTGGTTCATGGTAGAACACGTCGAAGAAACGTACGGTCAGTCTACGCCACTATACATGAAGGACAGCAGTCTGGCAAAGGGATCGTGGAAACACCCCGAACAATGCGCAAACGTGTTACAGACAAAGAACACATGCAGCAAGATGTTCAAATTCCATCTACTAATCCAAGACGAGGGCGCCCACCAAAAAGAGGTGGCAAACGAGGTGACCATATATTGCCAGTAAAAGGGGATCTACAGAAGAATATGCAGGGCCACACAGAGGACGAGGATACCTCAACTACATCGGAAGTTGTGAAATCATCCGAGGGATGGCGCTCTCCTAGAAAAGTACAGCAAACGCCTCTGACTGTATCATCACCcgttaacaaaaaaaagggcTTGAAAGGAGGATTAGAGAAACAGTCTGGAGGCACCACAGTCCAAGTTGAAATAACTGATAATGCAGGTTGCAATGAATCAGAGTTGAAACCCAAAGCTGATTCGGATCCAATTGCAAACTCTTCAGACACAAATcagcaaacacaaaaaaaagtacaacacATCACACTTAACTCGACTGATGAGAATATTGAGAACCCAGGTACAACTGTCCTAAAGAGCAGAGTACCTGAAAAAAGTGTCaaaatgaaaataacaaggctaaAAAGAAATACCAAGCAGATCACAAAGGATAAATCCCACAGTTTAAGAAATCTTGAAATCCGTGTAAGTGTTGATGATGTAAAAGGTTTACTTTGTTCTGAAAATAATGACCCTGATTCATTTCAAGTCAGTATTAAGAAAACCAAGACTCTAGTTGAGTCTGAAGAATCAAAATTAATATGCTTTCCCAAAGAATCAAAAGAGCTTGATGTGGAAAATAAAGATGATGCTATATCTGGGTCAGAGTCGCCAATGCATCCAGCTGCTGTTCTTCTTGCACATCAAATGGAACTAGAGCAGGCAGTTGAAAATATAGCTAAACTTACGGTAGAGCAACCTCCTCGACTATATAAAGAGCCTGCTTCAGGTCAAGTGCGAGCAATATCTCCTCCAGTTACACAGGTACAAACAGAGGTTGAAGAGGAAAAGCGAGCTAACCCATCAAGTGAAACAGAACTTGCAGCTGCTATTGATTCAATCACAGCTGAAGAAACATGCACGGAAGCAGAAGGATTCACATCTCAACCCACTTTCAATGCTCTCATTCCCACCCCTGACACTTTGCTCTCCATTACTACCAATGACAGTATAGGACCTGAAACACAAACAGCAATCAATAATAACCTTGAAGCAGACTTGGAGGGCGGTCTTTCGATATTGAGTCCAAAGTGTCTAATAACAGAGTCTAAGATTACTGAAGATTCCCCTGTGGTCAGTACACCCAAGAAAATGGGTAAAGTTAGACCCAAATCCCAGAAGAAGTCAAGAAGTCGTAAATGTTTTGCAAATAAGAAGAACGAAGATCTCACGCATCCAGAGCCCTCCCCTTTGAAGCTACCCGAGTCAATCCCAGAGGATCCAGAAATAAAAAATTCTAAAGCAGCCGTTATTACAACTGGGACTACTACAGTGGGATCAGTGGTAACTGCTGTTGCTACTTGTAGGCATGACGTTACGAGCTCTACAACTTTGGGGACACCCAAAGAGGCTGAACAACCTGAAGTTGAACAACCTGTACCTAATGAATCAGCTTGCCATTCAGACTCAATAGTCATTTCCAATtgtaaaaaacattcaaaaccaGCAGAGCTGTATTCCTCTAGTCTTACCCCTTCATCTTGCCGTCCACCACTTGTATCCCAGTCAGGTGTACCATTGCTACGACCTGCCAAACTTTTGCCAAACTGGCCTCCGAGAACTGAAGAGAGTAGAATCTTTGTTAGTCCTCCATGTCATGGAACTATGGTAACTTCTACTGTGCCAGCTTCTACTATACCAACTTCGCTTGGACCATCTTCAGTCAATCCCCCAATGCCTCCTGATACCAAGGCTTCTGATCTCCATCCTAGTTCCAGTACCTTGAGAAAAATTCTAATGGAACCCAAATATGTGTCTGCATCAAAAAGCAATTCTATTCCTACCACTCTGGTGACGACTACTTCATCAGATCCTTTACCTATGtccgaaaataaaaatatcccTCTTGCTATGGGTCCAAGGGATGGGGAAGCGAGATTATCTGTACACCCTCAGTCTATTCATCACAAATATAAATCACTGGCAGAGTCTCCTCAAAATTGTAGTGAGAACACCCAGCATACTGTAATTTCCCCCGCTACCTCTGTAATAAGCCGCATTCCAGTACCATATGATACAGAAGAGACACCACGGATTTCTTTGAGCAGTCGAAGCATGTGTTCTTCGTTGGCTAAACCAAAATTCAAAGCAAATTCCAATGAGAATCATCGATACTATGGTGGTGATGTCATTGAAGATGAAATAAGACTGCGCTCCGTTGTTGAGAGCACTTCACGAGCCGTTCCTGGTCTTAGAGTAAATACATCAGAAGGTGTTGTTGTTCTGAGTTATTCAGGTCAAAAAACTGAAGGACCCCACAGAATGAGAGCCAAAATAAGTCAAATTCCACAAGCTAGTGCTGGAGACATCGAGTTTCAACAATCTGTGCCTAAATCTCAGACAAAGCAAGACCCAATTGTTTCCTTGTCCCAGTTACCTGACAATAAAGGAGCCCCAACTCCATCTAGTTATGAGCGCACAGGGATTCTCTTGACCAGCCAGTCTTATAACTCTCAACCTGTCATTTCCAGTAGCAAGCAGGATATCCGCAGATGTGACAAGCCTGAAGTATTATATCACACAGCATCACAGGGCAGTGTGGTTAAGATGCTTCAACAGCCAGTCTCTACTCCTCAAGTCTTAATGTACAACCAAGCTGTGATTCAACAGCAGCATGGTAAGAGGCTGGAAACAGAGCTGCCACCCCAAAAATCAGTTCAACACCAGTCCAGCCTCAGCCCTATCAAGAGCCCTCACCACCTCTCACTATCTGCATCATGCATGAGCTCCAGTCCTGGCACACAGACTGATCGCTCAGCCCTGCAAACAAAACAGGACCCCCAATCTGCACAAACAATGGTTCAATCACCCTCACGTCTTGTCAAATCCTGTGCTTCTAGCAGTTCTCCAGTGGGAAGCTCCGTTGTCATGCCTCATGGCATGTCATCCATATCATCTTACAATGCAACAATGCATCACCCACACTCAGAGCAGTCCTCTGTCATCATGCAACCTCAGAGTGTCACGCATTCAGTGACGCACGAAAAAAGGATGAATGCTTCACCGATGCCTGCGATCAGCTATGGACGAAGAAGTCACTCTCTGTCCTCTCCTCTGCCTCCGCCAATACAACACTCAGCCATATCTCAGTCGATTGTCATCCGACAGTCTCATTCAACTCCTCAGGTGTCATTGTCTACTAGTGGTGATGTCAGCAGTGTAAATGACTTGGAACACAGACCTTTGACCCAACCATTGAGCAGAACCTCATTGCCGCAACTACAATCAGAGTCTGTATTGCTTCACAATGATCGTGGAGGGCTCCATGCGAGCTTAAGTCTGGATCAGTACAGAGGTGTGCATCAGAACATGCTCACACATCAACAACTGGGAGAGCAGGCTATCGAAACAAGATTGTCACACACCCCAGAGAATGGAACAAGTAATATCTCTGTGAGGAAGAATGTTGAACTTTCTGGAAAGGAGACATTCAAGGCATTGGATGGACAGCTGATACATTCACCAAACAGTGAAAGTAGAATTAGGGCAATTCATACATCTAGCCCTGTTATGGTGTCTCCTCACCCTCATGGCATCCAGCTTTCTCACTCCGGAGGTGTGACCTCCTTTCCAGTTTATCGCGACCCACGGGGTTTTCCTCCTCAGTTAACTGGACATTCTTCATCAGGACGCAGCACATCTTCCCAG CCTGAGAGTCCCCACCTCTGCCGTTCTACCTCTTCCAACATGTCACAAATACCACTGGATGGAGTTTCCCCCTCATACCAGTCTCCCATGACAACCCCGATGGGCCTGAATCACAAGCCAGATCAGTCACTACAGAAAGGCACTCAAGCTTTCTCAACAACATCTCTGCCTACAGTACCCACATCGTCATTTCAGCTCCGACCTGATGCCAAATCAGATCGTTCAGGACACCGCTCAATTGATATGGTGCAGCTTTTGACG AAATATCCCATCATGTGGCAAGGTCTTTTGGCATTGAAGAATGATCAAGCTGCTGTCCAGCTGCACTTTGTTTCTGGCAACACTTTACTGGCTCAGCGCTCACTGCCACCGCTAGAGGGAGGTCCTCTTCTTCGCATTGTTCAGAGGATGAGGCTTGAAGCATCTCAGCTGGACAGTGTTGCAAGACGGATGACT GTGGAAAACGATTACTGTTTGCTCCTTGCTCTGCCATGTGGTCGAGACCAGGATGACGTACTAAGTCAAACGCAAGCATTGAAAACTGGCTTCATCACCTATCTGCAGGCCAAGCAAGCAGCTGGCATCATCAATGTGCCCAATCCTGGCTCTAATCAG CCCGCCTATGTGGTTCAGATTTTCCCACCATGTGACTTTTCCGAGAGCCACCTGTCCCGCCTGGCCCCGGACCTTTTGAACAGCATCTCCACTATTTCACCTCACCTCATGATCGTCATCGCCTCTGTTTGA